The Pogona vitticeps strain Pit_001003342236 chromosome 6, PviZW2.1, whole genome shotgun sequence genome contains a region encoding:
- the PLCD1 gene encoding 1-phosphatidylinositol 4,5-bisphosphate phosphodiesterase delta-1 isoform X1, producing MSWKTISLAFFNIWVHICSSLPAVFPAQSLIMELNGTSPACNGLQDDSDLKFLLRGCHLLKIKSTSWRRERFYKLQEDCKTIWQESKKMLRSPESQLFSIEDIQDVRAGHKTEGMEKYAKDVPENRCFSIIFKDRRNNLDLIASSEADASHWVGGLNKIITKSNSMSQRQRLQHWIHACLRKADKNKDNKMSFKELKDFLKEINIQVDDNYARQIFEHCDKSQTDTLEDEEIEVFYKVLTERKEIDRIFNEQTNNDGIMSLDNLVRFLREVQHEEEAGPEFALSLIERYEPNETVKGEKAMTKDGFQMYLLSAEGNLFDQTHSRVYQDMTHPLSHYYISSSHNTYLMEDQLRGPSSTEAYIRALTKGCRCVELDCWDGPNSEPVIYHGYTLTSKILFCDAIKAIKNYAFKTSPYPVIISLENHCSLDQQRMMAHHLKTILGDMLLMAPVDSNTDNLPSPEELKGKILVKGKKLSPETEEVSDEDEAAEMEDETVKSELDKKKTSEKLKLAQELSDTVVYCKSVHFEGFNNTESLAWDEMSSFSESKALKLAQESGTDFIHHNIRQLSRIYPAGWRTDSSNYNPVDMWNVGCQIVALNFQSKDVEMDVYQGRFQDNGFCGYVLKPQFLLDQQSEFNPRSVTEGPWWTPKTFQVKVISGQQLPKVNKSKNSIVDPRVIVEIHGAETDNDKKQTRVIDNNGFKPSWDEAFEFKIHVPELALVRFMVEDYDASTKNDFIGQFTAPFTSLKQGYRHIHLLTKNGDPYLSATLFVHINILDSD from the exons GTTTGCAAGATGACAGTGACCTCAAATTCCTCCTGAGAGGGTGCCATTTGCTGAAAATCAAGTCCACGTCATGGAGGAGAGAGAGGTTCTACAAGCTTCAGGAAGACTGCAAGACAATATGGCAGGAATCCAAGAAAATGTTGAGATCCCCAGAATCACAACTCT tCTCCATAGAGGATATTCAGGACGTGAGGGCGGGGCATAAAACAGAAGGAATGGAAAAATATGCCAAGGATGTTCCTGAAAACCGCTGCTTTTCGATCATCTTCAAAGACCGGAGGAACAACCTGGACCTCATCGCTAGCTCTGAAGCTGACGCCAGTCACTGGGTGGGAGGCCTGAACAAGATAATCACAAAAAGTAACTCCATGAGCCAGAGACAGAGATTACAACA CTGGATTcatgcctgcttgcggaaggcggacaaaaataaagacaacaagaTGAGTTTCAAAGAGCTCAAGGActtcctgaaggaaatcaacatcCAGGTCGACGACAACTACGCTCGGCAGATCTTTGAG CACTGTGACAAATCGCAGACAGACACATTGGAGGACGAGGAGATAGAAGTCTTCTATAAGGTGCTGACTGAGCGGAAAGAGATCGACCGGATTTTTAACGAACAGACCAATAACGACGGGATCATGTCCCTGGACAATCTGGTGAGGTTCCTCCGAGAAGTACAGCATGAGGAGGAGGCTGGTCCCGAGTTCGCACTTTCTCTGATTGAGAGATACGAGCCAAATGAAACAG tcaAAGGAGAAAAGGCCATGACCAAAGACGGCTTCCAAATGTATTTGCTATCGGCAGAAGGGAATCTGTTTGACCAAACGCACAGCCGCGTGTACCAAGACATGACGCATCCGCTCAGTCACTACTACATATCGTCCTCACACAATACCTACCTCATGGAAGACCAACTGAGAGGGCCGAGCAGCACAGAAGCCTACATAAG agCCCTAACCAAGGGCTGCCGTTGTGTGGAGCTGGATTGCTGGGACGGCCCCAATTCAGAGCCCGTCATTTACCACGGTTACACCCTcacttccaagatccttttcTGTGACGCCATCAAAGCTATCAAGAACTATGCTTTCAAA ACCTCTCCTTATCCAGTCATCATCTCCCTGGAGAACCACTGCAGCCTGGATCAGCAAAGGATGATGGCACACCACCTCAAGACCATCTTGGGAGACATGCTGTTGATGGCCCCGGTTGATTCAAACACAGACAACCTGCCATCCCCGGAG GAACTAAAGGGCAAGATTTTAGTAAAGGGGAAGAAACTCAGTCCTGAGACAGAAGAAGTCTCCGACGAGGATGAAGCGGCTGAAATGGAAGACGAAACGGTAAAAAGTGAGTTGGACAAGAAAAAGACG AGTGAGAAGCTGAAGCTCGCTCAGGAACTGTCCGATACAGTCGTCTACTGCAAAAGCGTTCACTTTGAAGGTTTCAACAACACAGAATCCCTCGCTTGGGATGAGATGTCATCCTTCAGTGAAAGCAAAGCTCTTAAACTGGCTCAGGAATCTG GAACGGACTTCATCCATCACAACATCAGACAGCTAAGCAGGATCTACCCGGCCGGATGGAGGACGGACTCGTCTAACTATAACCCAGTGGACATGTGGAATGTGGGTTGCCAGATAG TTGCCTTGAATTTTCAGTCGAAAGACGTAGAAATGGATGTCTATCAGGGTCGATTTCAAGACAATGGTTTCTGTGGCTATGTCTTAAAGCCACAGTTTCTTCTGGACCAGCAGTCAGAATTTAATCCCAGGTCGGTCACGGAAGGCCCGTGGTGGACCCCAAAGACATTCCAAGTGAAG GTTATCTCAGGTCAACAGCTGCCGAAagtgaacaaaagcaaaaactcCATTGTTGACCCAAGAGTGATTGTGGAAATCCATGGTGCCGAGACAGACAATGATAAGAAACAAACCAGGGTCATTGATAACAATG GTTTTAAGCCATCCTGGGATGAAGCATTTGAATTCAAGATACACGTTCCTGAGCTGGCCCTGGTTCGCTTCATGGTGGAAGACTATGACGCGTCCACGAAAAACGATTTTATCGGACAGTTCACGGCCCCGTTCACGAGTCTGAAACAAG GATATCGTCACATTCATCTCCTGACGAAGAACGGAGACCCGTACCTATCCGCCACTCTCTTCGTGCATATCAATATTCTAGACAGTGATTAA
- the PLCD1 gene encoding 1-phosphatidylinositol 4,5-bisphosphate phosphodiesterase delta-1 isoform X2 has protein sequence MQCFGRQPKLSRSQEIQLQEESRKVAALNGKRLGLQDDSDLKFLLRGCHLLKIKSTSWRRERFYKLQEDCKTIWQESKKMLRSPESQLFSIEDIQDVRAGHKTEGMEKYAKDVPENRCFSIIFKDRRNNLDLIASSEADASHWVGGLNKIITKSNSMSQRQRLQHWIHACLRKADKNKDNKMSFKELKDFLKEINIQVDDNYARQIFEHCDKSQTDTLEDEEIEVFYKVLTERKEIDRIFNEQTNNDGIMSLDNLVRFLREVQHEEEAGPEFALSLIERYEPNETVKGEKAMTKDGFQMYLLSAEGNLFDQTHSRVYQDMTHPLSHYYISSSHNTYLMEDQLRGPSSTEAYIRALTKGCRCVELDCWDGPNSEPVIYHGYTLTSKILFCDAIKAIKNYAFKTSPYPVIISLENHCSLDQQRMMAHHLKTILGDMLLMAPVDSNTDNLPSPEELKGKILVKGKKLSPETEEVSDEDEAAEMEDETVKSELDKKKTSEKLKLAQELSDTVVYCKSVHFEGFNNTESLAWDEMSSFSESKALKLAQESGTDFIHHNIRQLSRIYPAGWRTDSSNYNPVDMWNVGCQIVALNFQSKDVEMDVYQGRFQDNGFCGYVLKPQFLLDQQSEFNPRSVTEGPWWTPKTFQVKVISGQQLPKVNKSKNSIVDPRVIVEIHGAETDNDKKQTRVIDNNGFKPSWDEAFEFKIHVPELALVRFMVEDYDASTKNDFIGQFTAPFTSLKQGYRHIHLLTKNGDPYLSATLFVHINILDSD, from the exons GTTTGCAAGATGACAGTGACCTCAAATTCCTCCTGAGAGGGTGCCATTTGCTGAAAATCAAGTCCACGTCATGGAGGAGAGAGAGGTTCTACAAGCTTCAGGAAGACTGCAAGACAATATGGCAGGAATCCAAGAAAATGTTGAGATCCCCAGAATCACAACTCT tCTCCATAGAGGATATTCAGGACGTGAGGGCGGGGCATAAAACAGAAGGAATGGAAAAATATGCCAAGGATGTTCCTGAAAACCGCTGCTTTTCGATCATCTTCAAAGACCGGAGGAACAACCTGGACCTCATCGCTAGCTCTGAAGCTGACGCCAGTCACTGGGTGGGAGGCCTGAACAAGATAATCACAAAAAGTAACTCCATGAGCCAGAGACAGAGATTACAACA CTGGATTcatgcctgcttgcggaaggcggacaaaaataaagacaacaagaTGAGTTTCAAAGAGCTCAAGGActtcctgaaggaaatcaacatcCAGGTCGACGACAACTACGCTCGGCAGATCTTTGAG CACTGTGACAAATCGCAGACAGACACATTGGAGGACGAGGAGATAGAAGTCTTCTATAAGGTGCTGACTGAGCGGAAAGAGATCGACCGGATTTTTAACGAACAGACCAATAACGACGGGATCATGTCCCTGGACAATCTGGTGAGGTTCCTCCGAGAAGTACAGCATGAGGAGGAGGCTGGTCCCGAGTTCGCACTTTCTCTGATTGAGAGATACGAGCCAAATGAAACAG tcaAAGGAGAAAAGGCCATGACCAAAGACGGCTTCCAAATGTATTTGCTATCGGCAGAAGGGAATCTGTTTGACCAAACGCACAGCCGCGTGTACCAAGACATGACGCATCCGCTCAGTCACTACTACATATCGTCCTCACACAATACCTACCTCATGGAAGACCAACTGAGAGGGCCGAGCAGCACAGAAGCCTACATAAG agCCCTAACCAAGGGCTGCCGTTGTGTGGAGCTGGATTGCTGGGACGGCCCCAATTCAGAGCCCGTCATTTACCACGGTTACACCCTcacttccaagatccttttcTGTGACGCCATCAAAGCTATCAAGAACTATGCTTTCAAA ACCTCTCCTTATCCAGTCATCATCTCCCTGGAGAACCACTGCAGCCTGGATCAGCAAAGGATGATGGCACACCACCTCAAGACCATCTTGGGAGACATGCTGTTGATGGCCCCGGTTGATTCAAACACAGACAACCTGCCATCCCCGGAG GAACTAAAGGGCAAGATTTTAGTAAAGGGGAAGAAACTCAGTCCTGAGACAGAAGAAGTCTCCGACGAGGATGAAGCGGCTGAAATGGAAGACGAAACGGTAAAAAGTGAGTTGGACAAGAAAAAGACG AGTGAGAAGCTGAAGCTCGCTCAGGAACTGTCCGATACAGTCGTCTACTGCAAAAGCGTTCACTTTGAAGGTTTCAACAACACAGAATCCCTCGCTTGGGATGAGATGTCATCCTTCAGTGAAAGCAAAGCTCTTAAACTGGCTCAGGAATCTG GAACGGACTTCATCCATCACAACATCAGACAGCTAAGCAGGATCTACCCGGCCGGATGGAGGACGGACTCGTCTAACTATAACCCAGTGGACATGTGGAATGTGGGTTGCCAGATAG TTGCCTTGAATTTTCAGTCGAAAGACGTAGAAATGGATGTCTATCAGGGTCGATTTCAAGACAATGGTTTCTGTGGCTATGTCTTAAAGCCACAGTTTCTTCTGGACCAGCAGTCAGAATTTAATCCCAGGTCGGTCACGGAAGGCCCGTGGTGGACCCCAAAGACATTCCAAGTGAAG GTTATCTCAGGTCAACAGCTGCCGAAagtgaacaaaagcaaaaactcCATTGTTGACCCAAGAGTGATTGTGGAAATCCATGGTGCCGAGACAGACAATGATAAGAAACAAACCAGGGTCATTGATAACAATG GTTTTAAGCCATCCTGGGATGAAGCATTTGAATTCAAGATACACGTTCCTGAGCTGGCCCTGGTTCGCTTCATGGTGGAAGACTATGACGCGTCCACGAAAAACGATTTTATCGGACAGTTCACGGCCCCGTTCACGAGTCTGAAACAAG GATATCGTCACATTCATCTCCTGACGAAGAACGGAGACCCGTACCTATCCGCCACTCTCTTCGTGCATATCAATATTCTAGACAGTGATTAA